tcgccgacgtcgaaAATGGGCCTGGACCGGACCAACTCGCACCCCGCATCACccgccggtgcgctggatgcgcaggcgcaggaaTACACGCCTTACATGCCCTACTATTACTCTTACATGCCCCCTGCTTCTCCTTCTCTCTCTATACCTGTGCGCTCGTTTGTCATCAAAAGCTTCACAGACGTCGACGTGGAAAAGTCGCTTGTTCACGGCGTCTGGACGAGCACGGAAAAGGGCAACCGGCGTCTAGATCAGGCGTGGGCGACCAGTGGCCACATCGGCCCGATCTACCTCTTCTTCTCCGTGAACGGAAGTGGCCGATTTTGCGGTGTGGCGCAGATGATGTCTGGTCTGGACTACAGCCAGAGCAGCTCGATCTGGGCGGAAGGACACCGCTGGAAAGGTCTTTTTCGTGTGCGCTGGCTCCTGGTCAAGGATGTGCCCAACTCCCAGCTGCGCCACATCCTCCTGTCGAACGTAGGCGAGGTCAAGCCCGTGACACAGAGCCGCGACACCCAAGAGCTGCTTCCGGCAGCCTCcaacgagctgctgcgcataTTTTGTACATACATGAGCTACTCTACGCTCCCTGCCGCTGCGGAGATGTACAACGGATACCGCACTGACCCATAGCCGTTATTCCTTCTCTTGGCGAAAGACCATGCCCAGATTGCCTCCAGGGTGGTTCCGCTTAAACGTTGCTTTTTCGATTCCTTTGGCGCGCGTCAACGCAATGGAAAATGCATCGCCCAGAGCCAGCATAACCGTCGTGCTGCTGGTCGGCGCAGGGATCGCAGGATACGCCTCAGCGAGAGCGCCGGATACCCCTCCGCTGGGCGCTTCAGTGTGCGGAGGAGGTGCAGTGCTGCAGTCCAGCCACACATCTGCTTTCTGGACGAGAGGAGAGCTTGGATCGCCGGCCATCGCAATGCGTACGCAccggcgcaccggctcgaGATCGAGAAAGGACACGGTCTCGTGCGACTGGCCCGAGTAGGACAGGGCCAGAACAACATCATGCCCGGGAAAGacggcgccgagatcgCCGTGCAGGCAGTCGGCAGGATGCAAAAAGATGGCCTGTGTGCCAAGCGATAGGAGCATCGATGCAATCTTTCGTGCGATGATACCTGGATCAGAGCCGATACGTACCACTTTTTCCAATACCAACGACAATAATTTTTCCACTGGGACCCCCGTGAGCCTGTCCCGTGCTTTCTAGCGCCAGGGCGAGCGCTTGGCGGAAGcgctccttcttctccgGAGACTTTTGAAGCGTCTCGGAGACGTATTgaagcgccttggcctcgcgctcgacgatcAGCATTGCTAGGTCCATTGCTTCATCCAGGCAcgcatcgagcggcgcggagcCGTTGGCCTGCGCTCCGGCCTCCGGTGGTACAGCGCCGTTCATGCACGTCGTGGCCGCAGAGCACGCAACCGCTCTGCTCCACACCGGAGTTAGTCTTGTCTAGCCACGTGCAACTATTTGGCCTGggcagcggcagcagctgccgcggcggcgtccgcgTCCGCCCGCGCAGCCTCTGCGTTTTCGTCGGGGGTGCGGAAAGGCGCAAGAAGTTCACCCGAGTGGTACTCCTCGCACGTCTTTTTCCAGCGCGTGCGgaacgcctcgagcgagtccATCGCggggcgcacgtcgaggtTGAAACTCGCCTCGTCTTCTTCCGTGTCGTCGGGCGTGGAGTAATAGTCAATTACGTAGCGCACTTCCTCGCCCGTAGGGTTGGCCTCCGTaggcgcacgacgcacaATCCAGTCGTGGCGGTCAAACGGCGGCTCCGCCGAGAACTTGTCCGGCATCGCCCAGCCGAGCCAGCTAAAGATGCGGGCACGAGGGCTGAGCGTGCCTGGCCGGCCCTGGAAACGCGCTAGTTGCAGCTTGGAGACGTCCGATCCAGCGAGCTTCTCCCACTCCACGACTTCTTGCCATGCGCGCTCGTTCAGGAAGTTGTGGATGAGCACCATCATGTCGATGCTCTCCTCGGGCGTCTCCCATCCtttgcgcacgagcgcattgTAGAACTGCTGCGGCGAGGGGTACTCCCAGTGCCCAGGCTGGTCTTGACCATCGGCGCCATCATGCTTCACAGGGCACGCAGCGGGCTTctccgcagcgcgcgcttcgtGGGGAATCGGGCACTGAGCGGGCGCATCGTAcggtgcggcgcccggcgcggcggaaCTCGGCGCACGGGGAATGGAAGATACTGTCCTCTCCTTGGACAGCTCGACCATCTGCGAAGGAGCCCTCGCCTGGGTCAGTTCGGGCATGTTGTTCAGGGGGTTGAGTCCGTCGCCCTGGGtcagtgcgccgccgtcgtgGGCGATAGGgcactgcgccgcgcggctgctgctcggAGTATTAGCAAGTGCAAGTCCATGGTGGTGCTTCAGCATTGCTGCGACAGCATCCTGGTTGTTATACGCGCGGAAACGGCCCTCGCCGTTAGGCAGGGACTGCGTGGCGCCCATGTCGGAAGGAACCTCCACGCCTTTTCCAGGGATTTATAAGCACGTGGCTATGACGGCGGCCATTTCCAGACGTTGGCTACGAATCGCGCCATGTCGCTGCTGGGGATTGCCTCGCTGCGTTTCACCACAGGGTGATTCATCAGCACACGGGGAGGGGGGCGTACAGTTCCATCGCGCACCAGGCAGCGATCGAGGaagtcgcgcagcgctcggcTCCACTTGATATTTTGAGCCTCATTGTCTTCCAGTTTCGGCAGGGGGGCTTGGAGAAGGTAGGTCATTAGTTCAATAGGGCCCaggggcgcgtcgctttCCGAGGCAAACGGGAAGCGGTTCATGGCCAGCTCGAGAATCGTAACACCGAGCGACCAGACATCAGACGTAACAGTGTAGGGGTGGccgaggatgcgctcggGGGCCATATAAGTGCTCGTGCCGGTAAAGGTGCCGGCAACGCTGTCAATCAGCTCGCCAGATACGCCAAAGTCACAGAGCTTGACAAAGCCCGAGCGAGTGACGAGGATGTTTGAGGGCTTCACATCACGGTGGATaatgcgccgctcgtgcagaTACTCGAGGCCGTGGATGATCGATCCAGCGAGCTTCACGAGCACTTTTTCTCCGATACGCCCACCGCGGGCCTTGACTCGACGGTAGATCGTATCCATACTACCCGCCTCACAGAACTCCATGCAGATGGTAATCGTGGCATTCTCCGGCTCAAAGAATGCGCCATAGTACTCCACAATGTACTCGCTCCGGCAAGTTTGGTTCACATTCAGCTCGCGGAGGAGCTGGCGATGGATGGTAGGATCGGGCGACGTCGCAATGGTCTGGATGAGAAGCAAGACGTACCTTGCGAGCCACAATCAGGCCTGTGCTCTTAACACGCGCTTTGGCGACCTCGCCACTCGCGCCTTCGCCCAGCGATTCGAGCACCTCCAAGTTCCCTTCGAGGACCATCGGCTCAGAACGCGAGTAACCAGGCTCagacgccgaggtgcgcattTCCGGTGCGTCTGTATGGCAAAAGTAGTTGTTCGAGTTCCACGATGCACGCTTGTTAGGCGACGTATCGCTCGAACTCAGGTCGCTGGCTTCCAAAGAGCTCAGCGAGAGGCGGTTCGGACCGCCGTTGCTCTCACGAGCGTCATCAGGAATATGCATTCGCTGCACAACGCGCTGAAGTTCGTCCATATAGTCTCCAGGATTCTCATTCAGCGCCTCCTGTGAACGGAAAGGCATAATGGTCGCGTCATCGGTGCGTGTCTCGTTACGCTCGCACGAATGTTCACGCTCCTGGTTGGGAGATGAGACTGGTTTAGCATGGAAAAACGTACTCATAGGAAGTGACAGCTTCGGCCTCCCGGGGCGCGCGGGCCGCTTCGGTGGGATTAGCGACGCcatcgcgctgcgccgttCAGCTCCAACGAGATGGCCGAGTCCAGCCGGGGTTGTGGAGGTTCGGCCCGAGCAGTGAGATCAGCGCGTAGACTTTCAGCACGTGGTACCATGTGGAATGCAAGTATCTTATTACGGGCACTGCCAACAATTTCAGGCCCTCTATGTCATTTCTGCAGGGGATGAGGTAGAGGGTGTAAATAGCCCGCGGGGCACGGTCAAAAGAACCACCGATCTTCTCGACTGAGAGGGGACGCAGGGCTGCGATGTTGACACCACCTGGCTTGGCCCGTGCATTTATGCACCTTCCTAATCCTTTTTTGTCGCCACAAGCACTTACATGCCTAAAAAAACCTGTGCTTTGTATATCAGCTTGTTTTCTATACATAGAATATGTATCACACATCCCCCCTTTGTTTTCATTACAATGCGTTGCTTGCGCAGTCAAACACACCACGGACGTTTCCAGCGTGGTAATCCAAAATAATGCTCTCGACCGATGCCTGGAGTCAGTAAAAACACGTACGTAGGTACCGGGGCCCAGGAAAAACAGGCCTGCGACAATGATCAAAATGTTTACAATGAAACCAACCCAGCCGCGAATACCGCGAACGGCATAGAAGCGCGGGCCGTattcggcgcggcgcatgcggaGGTACGCCACACCCCAGAAAATCCATCCGAAGAAGGAATCAAAGAGCGAGCTCATGAGCGACAGCAAATCCGAGAAGAACGGAATGATCTCAGCGATAATGAAGGAAAAGACCCAGAGCACAGCGAGAATTGCAGTCCAGGTCGCCCAGCCCACCATCGTGTGGCTCGTCAGGTGCTTCGTGCCCTGGAACAGACGGAACATGATAAAACGACCCGACACCGAGGCGTACAGCACACCTAGGAAAATTAGGGTCGGGACCATGAACGAAAAGGCAATTTTCTTTTGGACGtcgtcgctgagcgagcCAAACGCGGGCGCAGTGTTGTACTGCGTTCCCGTGTATGCATAAATCACAGCGCCGACAACGCTGAAGACGATAATCTCACAGATCGTCACCACCCAAATACACTTGCGGAATTCGTACGGGTCCTTCATCTCGGCGATGAAACTCGGCAGAGTAATTTGTCCAATGAACGTATAGGCAATGTTCAAGAATGCGTTCACACCCGACACAAACGTTGTGCCGACAGCCGGAATGATGAGGACGGTGGGATCGCCACCCATCTTGACACCGGCGGCCGTAACATGGTTCGGATCGGGATTGTATCCCGCCGGGTGGTCTTGAATACCAGCGAAAATGGTCGCAAGGAGCACACTGACAAAAGTAAAGACCGCCGAAGCAGTGCCCAGACGCGACAGTGCACTGAATGtgcgcggcagcgagcACAGCCAGGATACCGCAGCGCCAATAACACCAAATGCGATCGTGCAGAAGGGGTGATTGGTCATGGTATTCAAGTAACGCTCAATAACAAGGACGTGCAGGCCCATGATGAACGTGTTGTTGAGGATAAACATGAACGCCGTACCCCACCACGCAATCCTGGAGTTGAAAAAGAGCATCTGGCCAATGTCACACACGTCGCGCACTTCAGGGTGGCGCAGGCAGAACTCCCACACGATCAGCGAGGTGTACAAAACGAATCCAGCCTGAACCACAGTCAGGATAATGCCGGGCACGAGACCCAGGACGGAGTACGAGTAGGGAAACGACATGATGGCCAGGCAAATGTACTCCGAGAAGAGGAGAGCGGCCGTCTTTTGCCAGCTGCACGACCGGTACTTGATGGAATTCTCCTTCTCCTGCTCGATCTGCTCGCCAATGCTGATTGCCGATTCATTTTCGTCCACAGGGACAATACCCGTCGTGATGGGCGGACCAATGCGAATGCGGCTGAAGCCATACTTGTCCTTTTTCTCCAAGTCCTGGGGAATTTCGTCGTACATTCCGGCAGAAATAGGCACCTGATCCCCTTCATAGATCACACTTTCCGTCATGGTTGGGGGAATGGTAGGTAGGGTTCGTTAGTCCCCACCCATGCCACtcctcgctcgagcttgATGAAGATAGACCAATACATAGCGTGTATGGCGCGATTGACTAAAAGTTTATTGCCCCATACCCACTGCCACGCGCGTTAATGTAAGCAAGCTACTCCACTTATCCGTGGCCAGGGCGCGAGAGATGCCAttgctcgaggcgctttTCGGGCGCTCTCAAACGCCGCAAGAGCGTTTGCGTCAACATCTCCGATCGTTAcagcgcgcacggcgtgAATTAGATCGCGAGCGTACCAaactcgaggcgcaggagaAGACGCTCGTAGCGGATATCAAAAAGAATGCACGGCAAGGACAGATGGTAGGTTCCCACACTCACCCAGGCGGCGTGCAAGGTGATGGCTCGTGACTTGGTGCGGATCCGCCGCAATGTACACAAGTTTTACCAAATGAGCACCCAGCTTCAGGCGGTGGGGCTACGCAtgcagacgctgcgcagctcgcAACAAATGTCTGAGGCGATGCGTGGAGCAACCAAGGTATGTGACTTGGCTAATACAGGCACTCGGTGCGATGAATCGCTCTATGAATATCATGTCTGTCCAGCGCATTTTGCAAGAATTTGAGCGCGAGTCAAGCACGATGGATATGAAAGACGAGATGATGAACGATACAATGGAAGACGCACTGGGCGAAGATGATGCTATGGGCGAGGGTATCGGTGAAGACGAAGAGAGTGATACGATTCTACGGGAAGTCCTCGATGAAATTGGCGTGTCGGTCAACCAAAAGGTACGTTTTCatgctgacgcagctcggcaacgTCCCCGACAGCGCACCAGCACTGGCACAGGCCAACGccccggcgcgcgtcgcaatCGGCGAGGGCGTCGGCGGTGCCACTGCGCCAGGAGCGGCTAGCGACGAGTCGGCTTTGCAGGACCGCCTCGATCGCCTCCGCAAGACATAGGCTGTAGATCACCGATGCATGGAGGTGTGCAGCGCCACTCCACTTATCCACGCGCTGGGTGCATGGAAGCGCGTGAAGCGGAGGCAGGCATTCCGTTGCGGGACATGGCCAGCGAGGCGCAATACACAATCCAAAGAGAGGAGGCCGCTCCTCAAGCGCTTAGCACAGTGGGTGCGGGTGGCGCAGTGGGTTTGTTCATTCTCGGTCTGCTGAACAACTTGCCCTATGTCGTGATTCTTACCGCGGCCATTGAGCTGCTTCCTTCGCATGTACCTACTGGACTCCTTGCGTTTGTGAATATTGCACCGGCATTGCTGGCCAAGGCAATCTTTCCGTACTTTCTAAAAGGCGAGATTTGGTATGCCCACCGTGTTGTGGCGTGCGTATCGGCCGCGTTTAGTGGCATGCTGGTACGTGCTTCGTCTTACCCAGATCACGGCGTTGTTTAGTTCGTTGATTGTGCGTCTCTCTGGAATTGCACTTGCGAGCTTTGTGAGTGGGCTGGGTGAGGTCACCTACCTGCAATACACGACGCGCTATCCATACAATGTCACGGCGCAGTGCGTCGGCTGGTTTGCCAGTGGTACGGGAGCTGCGGGCCTTGCGGGCGCTTTGGCATGGTGGATTGTGCGTCCTttgggcgtgcgcacggGCCTTGGCGCACTGTCGCTTCTTCCGTTTGGGATGGCGATTGCCTTCTTTGGCCTCTTGCCTACTCCGCCTATGTCGTCGACTTCGAGGCGGTCGGGTCAGAGTAGCGACGAGGCAGCTCAATCGCTCATGGGACCCGAGACCAATGGGGAGGATGATGCAGTGGAAGAGCCAAGGCAGCAGCCTGCCGAGTCCCTCTCCTTTGCGTACAAGATGCAGCTTCTACGCCCCATGTTCATCCCTTATATCCTTCCCCTCGTTACTGTCTACTTTGCAGAGTACACTATCAACCAAGGCATCGTATGTACTGTGACTAACGCAGGCACCTACTCTCCTGTACCCCGTTCCTGACGCAAGCAAGCACTGGCTCCTTTCGACCATGATTcacacgctgcgcgatTACTACCCTCTATACCAGCTCACATACCAGGTATGTCCACCTTTCTTATGCAGACGTTTGTCTTTTTCTCGCGCTCCTACACTTCTGTACTTCGACTGCCTGCGATCCCCAAAAAGTGGCTGTGGGCGCCTGCGATGGTGCAAGGGTCGCTCATGTTCTTCCTCACCACCGAGAGTGTCTTTGCATGGTTCCGCGAGTCGATTGCGCGCTCGCTGGTCATTGTACTCATTGCCGTGGAGGGCCTTGCAGGCGGTGCTGCTTAGTACGTTGCGCAACTAACACAAGTGTCTCTGTCATGAGCAGTATCGGCAGCTCGGATCGCGCAACGCCCAATGGAGCGCAACCGACCGCATTGCAACGGCAAGAGTACGAGTTCCGTATCGGATCTGTCGGCGTACGTCCCCTATCTtacgcagctcggcgactcTTTCGGCATCCTGTTGGCGTCTATTGTCTCCATCCCCTTCCAGGTGTTGCTCTGTGATGCGCAAGTGGCGCGAGGTCGTGATCTGTGCACGCGCGTGTAACAGCGTGCTGTTCTTAAACGGCCGGTGTATTAATTGTGTTGGAGATATGGCCCATTCGTATAGTGGTTAGTATAGTGGATTTTGATTGGATTCGCAAAATTCCATTGACCCCGGTTCGAACCCGGGATGGACCTATTTTTTTGTTTTTGGTTTACGCACGCCTAAGTACGTCTATGCCTTGTTAATCTGGCGGAACTTGGCATCCATGGCCTTGCAGATGTCCTGATACACCTCGTCCACGGGGTTGACCGCGTTGACATCGATGACGGTGCCCTTCTCGCGGTGGTACTCAACGACCGGCATGCTCGTCTCCTCAAACGTGCGGAAACGCTTCTTGATCGACTCGGCGTTGTCGTCCGTACGACCGCTCGTCTCGCCACGGTGCAAGAGACGCTTGAGCATCACTTCTTCAGTGCACTGCAGGAACAGCACCATCTGCGCGCGAACGACCTGGAATAAGCATGGAAAGAACGCACCGTCTCTTCAAACTTGAACGACTGGTCAAGCTTGCGGGGGAAGCCGTCGACAAGGAAACGACCGCGGCCCTCGCCCCAGCCCTCGTTGGTCGATTTCTTATTCTCTTCCAGCGCAGCCTGGATCGAGTTGCGCAGGAGACCGATGGTGACCTCCATCGGCACGATCTTGCCGTCCTTGATGTACT
This is a stretch of genomic DNA from Malassezia japonica chromosome 3, complete sequence. It encodes these proteins:
- a CDS encoding uncharacterized protein (TransMembrane:11 (i82-101o107-132i153-174o186-205i217-238o266-290i311-334o354-374i395-419o425-447i467-485o); COG:S; EggNog:ENOG503NUTX), coding for MTESVIYEGDQVPISAGMYDEIPQDLEKKDKYGFSRIRIGPPITTGIVPVDENESAISIGEQIEQEKENSIKYRSCSWQKTAALLFSEYICLAIMSFPYSYSVLGLVPGIILTVVQAGFVLYTSLIVWEFCLRHPEVRDVCDIGQMLFFNSRIAWWGTAFMFILNNTFIMGLHVLVIERYLNTMTNHPFCTIAFGVIGAAVSWLCSLPRTFSALSRLGTASAVFTFVSVLLATIFAGIQDHPAGYNPDPNHVTAAGVKMGGDPTVLIIPAVGTTFVSGVNAFLNIAYTFIGQITLPSFIAEMKDPYEFRKCIWVVTICEIIVFSVVGAVIYAYTGTQYNTAPAFGSLSDDVQKKIAFSFMVPTLIFLGVLYASVSGRFIMFRLFQGTKHLTSHTMVGWATWTAILAVLWVFSFIIAEIIPFFSDLLSLMSSLFDSFFGWIFWGVAYLRMRRAEYGPRFYAVRGIRGWVGFIVNILIIVAGLFFLGPGTYASVESIILDYHAGNVRGVFDCASNAL
- the BTN1 gene encoding battenin CLN3 protein (EggNog:ENOG503NUKN; BUSCO:EOG09263C1V; TransMembrane:10 (i21-48o60-79i91-111o117-134i146-167o179-197i254-271o333-357i364-382o415-433i); COG:U), giving the protein MASEAQYTIQREEAAPQALSTVGAGGAVGLFILGLLNNLPYVVILTAAIELLPSHVPTGLLAFVNIAPALLAKAIFPYFLKGEIWYAHRVVACVSAAFSGMLITALFSSLIVRLSGIALASFVSGLGEVTYLQYTTRYPYNVTAQCVGWFASGTGAAGLAGALAWWIVRPLGVRTGLGALSLLPFGMAIAFFGLLPTPPMSSTSRRSGQSSDEAAQSLMGPETNGEDDAVEEPRQQPAESLSFAYKMQLLRPMFIPYILPLVTVYFAEYTINQGIAPTLLYPVPDASKHWLLSTMIHTLRDYYPLYQLTYQTFVFFSRSYTSVLRLPAIPKKWLWAPAMVQGSLMFFLTTESVFAWFRESIARSLVIVLIAVEGLAGGAAYIGSSDRATPNGAQPTALQRQEYEFRIGSVGLGDSFGILLASIVSIPFQVLLCDAQVARGRDLCTRV
- the URA6 gene encoding UMP/CMP kinase (BUSCO:EOG09264O6J; COG:F; EggNog:ENOG503NVA4), producing MSTPEYDENKVVVVFVLGGPGSGKGTHCARLVRDYGFVHLSVAGDLLRAEQARPGSQYGQMIAEYIKDGKIVPMEVTIGLLRNSIQAALEENKKSTNEGWGEGRGRFLVDGFPRKLDQSFKFEETVVRAQMVLFLQCTEEVMLKRLLHRGETSGRTDDNAESIKKRFRTFEETSMPVVEYHREKGTVIDVNAVNPVDEVYQDICKAMDAKFRQINKA
- the CYC3 gene encoding holocytochrome-c synthase (COG:C; COG:O; EggNog:ENOG503NU6G), with protein sequence MGATQSLPNGEGRFRAYNNQDAVAAMLKHHHGLALANTPSSSRAAQCPIAHDGGALTQGDGLNPLNNMPELTQARAPSQMVELSKERTVSSIPRAPSSAAPGAAPYDAPAQCPIPHEARAAEKPAACPVKHDGADGQDQPGHWEYPSPQQFYNALVRKGWETPEESIDMMVLIHNFLNERAWQEVVEWEKLAGSDVSKLQLARFQGRPGTLSPRARIFSWLGWAMPDKFSAEPPFDRHDWIVRRAPTEANPTGEEVRYVIDYYSTPDDTEEDEASFNLDVRPAMDSLEAFRTRWKKTCEEYHSGELLAPFRTPDENAEAARADADAAAAAAAAAQAK
- the DID4 gene encoding ESCRT-III subunit protein did4 (COG:U; EggNog:ENOG503NVGY), encoding MQTLRSSQQMSEAMRGATKALGAMNRSMNIMSVQRILQEFERESSTMDMKDEMMNDTMEDALGEDDAMGEGIGEDEESDTILREVLDEIGVSVNQKLGNVPDSAPALAQANAPARVAIGEGVGGATAPGAASDESALQDRLDRLRKT
- a CDS encoding mitogen-activated protein kinase kinase (COG:T; EggNog:ENOG503NUYZ); this translates as MISSPNQEREHSCERNETRTDDATIMPFRSQEALNENPGDYMDELQRVVQRMHIPDDARESNGGPNRLSLSSLEASDLSSSDTSPNKRASWNSNNYFCHTDAPEMRTSASEPGYSRSEPMVLEGNLEVLESLGEGASGEVAKARVKSTGLIVARKTIATSPDPTIHRQLLRELNVNQTCRSEYIVEYYGAFFEPENATITICMEFCEAGSMDTIYRRVKARGGRIGEKVLVKLAGSIIHGLEYLHERRIIHRDVKPSNILVTRSGFVKLCDFGVSGELIDSVAGTFTGTSTYMAPERILGHPYTVTSDVWSLGVTILELAMNRFPFASESDAPLGPIELMTYLLQAPLPKLEDNEAQNIKWSRALRDFLDRCLVRDGTVRPPPRVLMNHPVVKRSEAIPSSDMARFVANVWKWPPS